The nucleotide window CGCCGCGTGGGGAGCGGCACATGTTCACGCGTGTCGGCGATCGGGAATCGCCGGGGAATCGGTGGTCAGTCGCTTGCGATGGAGAGGCGCCCCCGCGCACGGTCCAGGCTCTGGGAGAGCAGCCGCATCAGGGCATAGACGGTGCCGATATGCGGGGTCGGGGTGTCGGTGAGGCGGCCGAGTTCGATGATCGAGCCGACGAGGGCTTCGAGCTCGATCGGACGGCCTGCCTCCACGTCCTGCAGCATCGAGGTCTTGTGCGCGCCGACCTTCTCGGCCCCGGCGATGCGCCGTTCGATTCCGAGCTTGAAGGTCACGCCGAGCTTGTTCGCGATGATCTCGGCCTCGCGCATCATGTCGGCGGCGAGCGCCCGCGTCTCCGGGAACTGGCAGATATCCACGAGGGTGGCGTGGGCGAGGGCGGAGATCGGGTTGAAGCTGAGATTGCCCCAGAGCTTTAGCCAGATCTCGGCGCGGATGTCGCTCGTCACCGGCGCGCGGAAGCCGGCCTTGATCAGGAGCTGGGCGAGCGCCTGCACCCGTGGGCTCATGGAACCGTCGAGTTCGCCGAGACCGAAGCGGTGGCCCTCGATCACCTGGACGACGCCGGGCTCGGTGAGCACGGCCGCCGGGTAGACCACCGAGCCGATGACGCGCTTCGGGTCGAGATACTCGGCGATCTGGCGGCCCGGATCGGCGGTTTCGAGATGCGTGCCGGTGAGCTCGCCGCCATGGCCGCCCGAGAAGTACCACCACGGGATGCCGTTCTGCATGGTCACGACGATGGTGTCGGGGCCGATGAGGTGGTGGAGGTCGGCCGCGATCGGCCCGACCTGATGCGCCTTCACGGTGAGCAGCACGACGTCATGGACGCCGGCCTCCTCCATGGATTTCGTGGCCTTGAGGTTGGTCACGTGGATCTCGGAGCCGTTCTCCTCGATCAGCCGCATGCCGTTGGAGCGGATGGCGTCGAGGTTGGGGCCGCGCGCGATGAAGGTGACGTCCTCGCCGATATTCGCGAGCCGAACCCCCAGAAATCCGCCGATGGCGCCTGCGCCGACGATCGCGATGCTCATGCTGGTCTTCCTAATTGTCCGGATGCCGTGTCGGTCTGGTTCGTGCGGTTCATGAGAAGCGGTTCGACAGGATTCCGATCCCTTCGATCTCCACCTCGACGGTAGCGCCCTTCGGGATCGGGCCGGAGCCGTTGGAGGTGCCGCAGGCGATGACGTCGCCGGGCTCCAGTGTCATGCCCCGCGACACCATGGCGACGATCTCGTGGGGACGGAAGATCATGTCGGAGAGGGGATAGGTCTGGCGCTCGCGCCCGTTCACCCGGACCTTCACCGAGAGCGTCTCGGGATCGATGTCGGTGGCGATGGCGGGGCCGAATGGACCGAACCCGTCGAGACCCTTGGAGCGCGTCCATTGCGCGAAGCTCGGATCGGCCTTCAGGATTTCGAGCGCGGTCACGTCGTTCACGCAGGTGTAGCCGAAGATGTGGTCGCGGGCCCGGTCCGGATCGAGGTCGCGGCCCCGTTTGCCGATGACGATGCCGAGTTCGCCCTCGAACAGGATGCGCCCGGCGCAATCCGGCACGGCGATCTCCGCTCCACTGGGGCGGTAGGTGTTGGCCGGCTTGAGCAGGAACAGCGGGGCGACCGGAGGGGTCAGGCCCTGTTTCTCGGCCATGGCGGAGAAGTTGTTCCACAAGGCGATGACCTTGCTCGGCCGGCACGGCAGATCGAGGACGACGGCGCCGAGGGGGAGGGTTTCCCCGGTCGGCCGAGGCGCGTCGAACAGGTCGCCCTCGTGCACGACGACCTCGTCGCCATCGAGGCGGCCGAAGCCGCCGATTCCGTTGTGACGATATCCGATCCAGCGGGCCATGGTTCAGACGCTCCGGGCGACGACGCGAGCCCGCCACGGCTTGAGGACGGCGATGGCGAGGAGGGATGCGAGGATGTTGGCGCCTGCTGCGACGAGGAAGACGCCGTCCCAGCTTCCGGTGCTCTGCTGGAGGTAGTTGGCGACGGGGACGAGGAGGGCGGCGGTGCCCTTGGCGGTGTAGAGCAGTCCGGCATTGGTGGCGGCGAACTTGGTGCCGAACGTGTCGGTGCAGGTCGAGGGGAAGAGGGAGTAGATCTCGCCCCAGGCGAAGAAGACGAAGCCCGAGAGCAGCACGAACCACAGCGGGTCATGGCCCCAGAGGTAGAGCATGTAGATGCCGAAGCCTTCCATGGCGAAGGCGACGAACATGGTGTTCTCGCGGCCGATCTTGTCCGAGACCCAGCCGAAGAACGGGCGGGTCATGCCGTTGAGGACGCGGTCGATGGTGGCGGCGAAGGTGATCGCGACCATGGTGATGCCCATGATGGTGACGGGCACCTTGTCGACGCCGATATCGGCGGCGATGGGCTTGAGGTTGGCGGTGATCATCAGGCCGCCGGCGCCGACGATGACGAACATGAAGTACATCAGCCAGAAGATCGGCTGGCGGGCGACTTCGCCGGGGGTGTAGTTGCGCCGGGTCTGGATGATGTTGGCGTTGGCGACGACCTCGGGCACCTGGCCCTTCTTCGGCGAGGCGAAGAAGAAGGCGAGGATGCAGACGACGAGGCCCTGGCCGATACCGAAGTTGAAGAAGGCGGCCTGGAAGCCGTGATCGGCGATCATCCACTGGATCGGGGCGACGGTGAGCGCCGAGCCGGCGCCGAAGCCGGCGGCGATGATGCCGGCGGCCAGACCGCGCTTGTCGGGGAACCATTTCAGGGCCGAGCCGACGCAGGTGCCGTAGACGGCGCCGGCGCCGATGCCGGCGATGACCTGGCCGAGATAGAACATGTTGAGCGAGGTGGCGTAGGAGTTGATGACCCAGCCGATGCCGCAGAGCAGGCCACCGAACAGGACGACGACCTTCGGGCCGTACTTGTCGACGAACCAGCCCTCGATCGGGACGAGCCAGGTCTCGAACAGCACGAACAGGGTGAAGGCCCACTGGATCGCGGCGCGGTCGAAGCCGAACTTCTTCTGGATGTCGGGGACGAAGAACGTCCAGCCGTATTGCAGGTTGGCGATCATCACCATGCAGATCACGCCGATCACCAGCTGACCCCAGCGCCCGAACGGCGGTGCGACGGCCGCTCCCGGGGCCGGCACGGTGGTCCCGCCCGAACCAGGGGCAGCGGCGCGAACGGTCATGACCGTCTTCCTCGGTGTCTTGTTGGTTGTTTGCCGAGTTCTAGCCGGGAATATTTTGAATTCAAGAAACATTGCTGGCAAGACCGGTTCGGTCCGAAACAAAAAATTTGGATCACGTGTATAAAAAATTCAAATGCTTGGCGCTGTGGCTTTCCTGAACAGGGGCCGCGTCCGGCTTTGTCGGAA belongs to Methylobacterium sp. 77 and includes:
- a CDS encoding 2-dehydropantoate 2-reductase, with protein sequence MSIAIVGAGAIGGFLGVRLANIGEDVTFIARGPNLDAIRSNGMRLIEENGSEIHVTNLKATKSMEEAGVHDVVLLTVKAHQVGPIAADLHHLIGPDTIVVTMQNGIPWWYFSGGHGGELTGTHLETADPGRQIAEYLDPKRVIGSVVYPAAVLTEPGVVQVIEGHRFGLGELDGSMSPRVQALAQLLIKAGFRAPVTSDIRAEIWLKLWGNLSFNPISALAHATLVDICQFPETRALAADMMREAEIIANKLGVTFKLGIERRIAGAEKVGAHKTSMLQDVEAGRPIELEALVGSIIELGRLTDTPTPHIGTVYALMRLLSQSLDRARGRLSIASD
- a CDS encoding fumarylacetoacetate hydrolase family protein — translated: MARWIGYRHNGIGGFGRLDGDEVVVHEGDLFDAPRPTGETLPLGAVVLDLPCRPSKVIALWNNFSAMAEKQGLTPPVAPLFLLKPANTYRPSGAEIAVPDCAGRILFEGELGIVIGKRGRDLDPDRARDHIFGYTCVNDVTALEILKADPSFAQWTRSKGLDGFGPFGPAIATDIDPETLSVKVRVNGRERQTYPLSDMIFRPHEIVAMVSRGMTLEPGDVIACGTSNGSGPIPKGATVEVEIEGIGILSNRFS
- the oxlT gene encoding oxalate/formate MFS antiporter; protein product: MTVRAAAPGSGGTTVPAPGAAVAPPFGRWGQLVIGVICMVMIANLQYGWTFFVPDIQKKFGFDRAAIQWAFTLFVLFETWLVPIEGWFVDKYGPKVVVLFGGLLCGIGWVINSYATSLNMFYLGQVIAGIGAGAVYGTCVGSALKWFPDKRGLAAGIIAAGFGAGSALTVAPIQWMIADHGFQAAFFNFGIGQGLVVCILAFFFASPKKGQVPEVVANANIIQTRRNYTPGEVARQPIFWLMYFMFVIVGAGGLMITANLKPIAADIGVDKVPVTIMGITMVAITFAATIDRVLNGMTRPFFGWVSDKIGRENTMFVAFAMEGFGIYMLYLWGHDPLWFVLLSGFVFFAWGEIYSLFPSTCTDTFGTKFAATNAGLLYTAKGTAALLVPVANYLQQSTGSWDGVFLVAAGANILASLLAIAVLKPWRARVVARSV